Below is a genomic region from Persicimonas caeni.
GCTCGAAGCGTGGGCAGCCAGCTGATGTTGAATTCGTCTGCGTAGTAGAGCACCTCGTCGTCGCCTAAGTTTTCTCGGGTGGCTTCAATCTGCGCTTTTTTACGCGGTACAACGGATCGGGGCTTGTGATCTTGTGCTGTGGACGGCGCAAAACGATTCCATTGTCGGCGAGATGCCGGCGAATGGTCTCGCCACTGACCTCGATATCGAACTCTTCGGCCATGAACTCGGCAAGATGCTCGAGCGTCCAGGTCGAAACAGACTGGTCCAGGGCACGCGGGCGGTGGCGCACCACCTCGATGAGCCGCTCGACAAACTCCTCAGTTACTTTCGATGGAGCACCGGTTCGAGGCCGATCTG
It encodes:
- a CDS encoding helix-turn-helix domain-containing protein, translating into MGRPAKHIQLAKEQINELHEFYHHAKVARERTRAQIVLLAGEQGLSAPEIARLVNMSQQTVGRWIARYLDEGIDGFADRPRTGAPSKVTEEFVERLIEVVRHRPRALDQSVSTWTLEHLAEFMAEEFDIEVSGETIRRHLADNGIVLRRPQHKITSPDPLYRVKKRRLKPPEKT